One genomic window of Cupriavidus oxalaticus includes the following:
- the rodA gene encoding rod shape-determining protein RodA, giving the protein MDRRRVMSLIKTALTGFDKPLSLIVFLLFATGVVALYSAAIDMPGRVEDQLRNILLSYVVMLVIAYLPTQTLMRVAVPMYTVGVALLIAVAMFGLIRKGARRWLYVGMVIQPSEIMKISMPLMLAWYFQKREGVIRWFDFIVALGLLLIPVGLIAKQPDLGTALLVMAAGLYVIYFAGLSWKLILPLLGLLVVAITLLITFQNDICAPGVNWPVLHDYQQHRVCTLLDPTSDPLGKGFHTIQSIIAIGSGGVEGKGFLKGTQTHLEFIPEKHTDFIFAVYSEEFGLIGNALLLVLYLLLIFRGLFIAANAPTLFSRLLAGSITLIFFTYAFVNMGMVSGILPVVGVPLPLISYGGTALVTLGAGVGLLLSISRQKRLIQT; this is encoded by the coding sequence ATGGATCGCCGCCGCGTCATGTCCCTGATCAAGACCGCGCTGACCGGTTTTGACAAGCCGCTTTCGCTGATCGTCTTCCTGCTGTTTGCCACCGGCGTCGTCGCGCTGTACTCGGCCGCCATCGACATGCCGGGCCGCGTCGAAGACCAGTTGCGCAACATCCTGCTGTCGTACGTGGTGATGCTCGTGATTGCCTACCTGCCCACGCAGACGCTGATGCGGGTGGCGGTGCCGATGTACACGGTCGGCGTGGCGCTGCTGATCGCGGTGGCCATGTTCGGGCTGATCCGCAAGGGCGCGCGCCGCTGGCTCTATGTCGGCATGGTGATCCAGCCGTCCGAGATCATGAAGATCTCGATGCCGCTGATGCTGGCGTGGTACTTCCAGAAGCGCGAGGGCGTGATCCGGTGGTTCGACTTCATCGTCGCGCTGGGGCTGCTGCTGATCCCGGTTGGCCTGATCGCCAAGCAGCCTGACCTTGGCACCGCGCTGCTGGTGATGGCCGCCGGCCTGTATGTGATCTACTTCGCCGGGCTGTCGTGGAAGCTGATCCTGCCGCTGCTGGGGCTGCTGGTGGTGGCGATCACGCTGCTGATCACGTTCCAGAACGACATTTGCGCGCCGGGCGTGAACTGGCCGGTGCTGCACGACTACCAGCAGCACCGCGTATGCACGCTGCTCGATCCGACCAGCGATCCGCTCGGCAAGGGCTTCCACACCATCCAGTCGATCATCGCGATCGGCTCGGGCGGGGTCGAGGGCAAGGGCTTCCTCAAGGGCACGCAGACCCACCTCGAATTCATTCCCGAGAAGCACACCGACTTTATCTTCGCGGTCTACTCCGAAGAGTTCGGCCTGATCGGCAATGCGCTGCTGCTGGTGCTCTACCTGCTGCTGATCTTCCGCGGGCTGTTCATCGCCGCCAACGCGCCGACGCTGTTCTCGCGGCTGCTGGCCGGGTCGATCACGCTGATCTTCTTTACCTATGCGTTCGTCAACATGGGCATGGTCAGCGGAATCCTGCCGGTGGTTGGCGTGCCGCTGCCGCTGATTAGCTATGGCGGGACGGCGCTGGTGACGCTGGGGGCGGGG